The sequence below is a genomic window from Lentimicrobium saccharophilum.
CAGGCCTTTGAGCACCGCTTTGGCGATCTGCACTGCAATAAATTGCTGCAACACGACCTCAGCACAGCGGAAGGCCGCGAAGAAGCGAAACGCAGCGGGGCTTTTCAGTCGGTATGTCCTGTGCTAATTGAAGGGGCGGCCATGATCCTGGAGGAAATCCTGCAGAGGTATTCTGCTGCAGACCGGCAGAGGACACCGGGGCCGGGGTAGAAGCTCCCCGGCTGTCAATAAGCGGAATATGGTAAATTATTAACTGTATGTCATCAGCAAACTCACCTTCATGAAAAAAATAGGATTGATCGGCGGCACGGGCCCCGAAGCGACGGTTGACTATTACAAAGGCATTATTGATGCATTTAAGGATGACAGCGGCGGGATGAACTACCCCGAGATTGTCATCTACAGCGTAAATCTCGGGAAATTGCTGGGCTTTATGCAATCAGGCAATTATAACGGAGCAATCGTTTACCTGGCTGATGCCATCGCGCGGCTGAAGGATGCGGGAGCTGATTTTGCCGCCATCACCGCCAATACGCCCCATATTTTTTTCGATGAAATCAGTGAACGCGCCGGACTGCCGTTGATCAGCATTGTGGAAGCCACCCGGACCGAAGCCCTGCGCCTGGGGCTGAAACGGCCCGGGCTGTTTGGCACCGGCTTTACCATGGATGCATCATTCTATCCCGACGCTTTCCGGCAGAAAGGAATGGAGGTGGTGGTCCCCGGAAAGGAAGACCGGGAAATGTTGCATCATAAACTCTTCACCGAAATTGAGTTGGGGATTTTCAGGGATGACACGCGTGAACTGCTGATTAAAATCATAGAAAATATGGTGCAACAGCAGCAAATCGACAGCCTGATCCTGGGATGTACCGAATTTCCGCTGATCCTTACCCAACCGGCTTATGCCGGTATCCCGGTACTGAATACCACCAGGATCCATGTCAAAGCCATAGTTGCCCGTTGCCGGGAATCATAGGTTTATGAGATGCCGGCCGTTTTGTGTTGCCCGGTAAAACTTCGGGCATCCAACTTTCCCCGGAGCTGTTTGTTATAGTGACAATCTTCTGAAACAGCTTCCCCGATGAGCGATGACAACCTGAAACGCAAGATTACCCTGCCAGGCCTGCGCCGGCTTTCCCGATTGTTTCAATACCTTAAGCCTTACAAATGGACGTATGGCCTGGGATTGCTGTTTTTATTCGGATCAAGCGCCACCAGCCTGTTGTTTCCGAAATTGCTGGGCGAGCTGGTTGAATATGGCAATAGCGGGAAACTGGGAGCGGAGATCAACCGGCTGGCGCTGATCCTGGTGCTGGTACTGGTGGCCCAGTCGCTGTTTTCATATTTCAGGATTTATCTTTTTGTGCAGGTGGCTGAGCGGGCGCTGGCCGATCTGCGGCGGCACACCTTCAACCACCTGATCCGGCTGCCCATGAAATTTTTTCAGCAACGCAGGGTGGGTGAACTCAACAGCAGGATCTCTTCAGACATTACTTTGCTCCAGGACGCGCTTACCAGCACGCTGGCTGAATTTATCCGGCAGATCATCATCATCAGCGGTGGTATTGTGCTGATGGCAGTAACTTCAGTCAAACTAACCCTCTTTATGCTGGCTGTGGTCCCGGGGGTTTTTCTCCTTGTCGGTTTTTTTGGCAGGTATATCCGGAAACTGAGCAAAAAAGCACAGGCCCAGGTGGCCGACTCCAACACCATTGTTGAGGAAACCCTGCAGGGGGTGCAAAGTGTGAAAACCTTCACCAACGAGTTTTTTGAGATGAAAAGGTACCGCGACATCACGGAAGATATTGCACAAACCGGCATTAAAAACGGGCGTGTCCGCGGCGCTTTCTCATCCTTTGTCATTCTCGGCATCTTCGGAACCATGGTGGCCGTAATCTGGAAAGGCGCGGCTCTGCTGTCATCCGGCGAAATTACAACCGGTGAACTCTTTTCATTTGTGATTTATACCGTTTTTATCGGAGGTACCATCGGCGGCCTGGCCGATGTTTTTGCCAAGGTGCAGAAGTTTATCGGGGCCACCGAAGACCTGTTCGATATTTTCGGAGAAACCCCCGAACCGGTGGAAGAGGTCAGGGAAATCCCCGCCTCCGGTCATCTCAGGGGCCATATCCGGCTGAATGAAGTCAGTTTTGCTTACCCTTCGCGCACCGATGTAAATGTCATCGATCGCATCAGCGCGGAGATCAGGCCGGGTTCGCTGGTTGCCCTGGTAGGCCCGAGCGGTGCCGGAAAATCAACGTTGGTAAACCTGCTCCTCCGTTTATATAATCCGGTTTCCGGCCATATTCTGTTCGATGGCCAGGAAGCAGAAAAGATCCCTCTTTCAGTGCTCCGGGCGCAGATGGCCGTGGTGCCCCAGGATATCTTTCTTTTCGGGGGAAGCATCCGCGAGAACATTGCCTACGGGCGACTCGATGCATCGGCTGAAATGGTAGAGGAAGCCGCCCGCAGGGCCAACGCCTGGGAGTTTATCTCAAAATTCCCTCAGGGGCCCGATACCCTGGTGGGAGAAAGGGGCACACAGCTTTCGGGCGGACAGCGGCAACGCATCGCCATAGCGAGGGCGGTACTGAAAGATCCGCGCATCCTCATTCTTGATGAGGCCACCTCTTCGCTGGACTCAGAAAGTGAACGCCTGGTTCAGGATGCATTGGAGAAACTGATGGAAGGCCGGACCTCCATTGTGATTGCCCACCGGCTGTCAACCATCCGGAAAGCCGATCTGATCCTGGTAATGGATCAGGGCCGCATCGTGGAAAAAGGAACCCATGAAGAACTCCTCAGATCAGCGGACGGGTTATACCGCGGCCTGAGCGAGCTGCAGTACAAATCATGAGTCTGCAAGGAAATCTCTTTTTGCTGATAAAAAAGTCCTGAATTATTTTTTCCTTTGATTTACAATGGAATATTTCCATGTTTGCGCGGCGGATTGTTCTTGCGTTTGTTTGAACACATCTCCAGTGCCTGTATCAGCTTCCGGCGGGTATGTTTGGGATAGATAATCTCATCGATATAACCCTGTTCGGCTGCCTTGTAAGGGCTGGCAAAAACATCCCGGTAATCCTTCACGGCTTTGGCTTTGTCATCATCGGTGAGCTTGTCGCGGAAGATGATGTTGACCGCCCCTTCGGCTCCCATCACGGCAATTTCGGCCGTAGGCCAGGCGTAGTTCACATCG
It includes:
- a CDS encoding aspartate/glutamate racemase family protein — encoded protein: MKKIGLIGGTGPEATVDYYKGIIDAFKDDSGGMNYPEIVIYSVNLGKLLGFMQSGNYNGAIVYLADAIARLKDAGADFAAITANTPHIFFDEISERAGLPLISIVEATRTEALRLGLKRPGLFGTGFTMDASFYPDAFRQKGMEVVVPGKEDREMLHHKLFTEIELGIFRDDTRELLIKIIENMVQQQQIDSLILGCTEFPLILTQPAYAGIPVLNTTRIHVKAIVARCRES
- a CDS encoding ABC transporter ATP-binding protein; amino-acid sequence: MSDDNLKRKITLPGLRRLSRLFQYLKPYKWTYGLGLLFLFGSSATSLLFPKLLGELVEYGNSGKLGAEINRLALILVLVLVAQSLFSYFRIYLFVQVAERALADLRRHTFNHLIRLPMKFFQQRRVGELNSRISSDITLLQDALTSTLAEFIRQIIIISGGIVLMAVTSVKLTLFMLAVVPGVFLLVGFFGRYIRKLSKKAQAQVADSNTIVEETLQGVQSVKTFTNEFFEMKRYRDITEDIAQTGIKNGRVRGAFSSFVILGIFGTMVAVIWKGAALLSSGEITTGELFSFVIYTVFIGGTIGGLADVFAKVQKFIGATEDLFDIFGETPEPVEEVREIPASGHLRGHIRLNEVSFAYPSRTDVNVIDRISAEIRPGSLVALVGPSGAGKSTLVNLLLRLYNPVSGHILFDGQEAEKIPLSVLRAQMAVVPQDIFLFGGSIRENIAYGRLDASAEMVEEAARRANAWEFISKFPQGPDTLVGERGTQLSGGQRQRIAIARAVLKDPRILILDEATSSLDSESERLVQDALEKLMEGRTSIVIAHRLSTIRKADLILVMDQGRIVEKGTHEELLRSADGLYRGLSELQYKS